The Motilibacter peucedani sequence GCACGTTCCACTTGGTGGTGTCGACGCTCGAGTCGTTGAACTCGTCAGCCCAGACCTGGCGCCAGCCGGCGGGAGCGGTCGTGGCGGGCGGCGCGGGGACGGCCGTCTGCGTGGGCGTGGGGGTGGGGGTCGGCGCGGGAGCCGCGGTCTCGATCGGCGTGGGCGTCGGCGCCGGAGCCGTGGGCTCCGTCGGAGTCGGCGTCGGCACGGGGGCGGGAGGCGCAGGCGGCGTGGGGGTCGCGGTCTGCGTGGGGGTCGGCGTGGGCGTGGGAGCCGGGGCCGGCGGCGGGGTCACGACAGTGGCGCCGGCGGGGCCGGCCAGCGTGACGTCGTCGACGTCGATGCTGCCCTTGCCCGGCAGCGACCAGCCGAGGACGTTGAGGTCGAGCGAGGCGCCCGTGGTGGCCGCGGTGTAGGTGGCGGTGAGCTGGTGCCACGAGGTGTCCTTGAGCCACACGGTGCCGCGGTTCTGGCCGGCGAAGGTGTTGCCCTTGTACTCCATGAGGCGGATGCCGGCGGAGTTGCCGGCCTGCTTCGCCTTGACCCACGCGGTCGCCGTGTAGGTGGCGCCCTTCGTGGTGGAGGCGACGGTGTTCACCTTGTCGTTGAGCGCGACGGTCGCGGCGGCGGTGCCGGCGACGGCGACGTGGGCTGCCTTCGAGCCGGAGTGGCCGGCGGCGGTGGAGAGCGTGGCGTTCGAGGCCACGAACCAGCCGGTGGTGCCGGACTCGAACCCGCCGTTGACGGCGAGGTTGCTGGTGGCGGCGGAAGCGGCGTTCTCGAGGTTGGTCGTCAGGGTGGCGGCGACGGCGCTGACGAGCAGGACGCTCGCGGCAGCGGCGCGGGGCCGGCGGATGTTCTTGGGGAAGGACACAGAAGCTCCGGAGGGGGATCGGGGTTTCGGGTCGAACTCGGGCTGAGGAGGTTGTGATGAAGACTTCGGACCTCCAGGCCCGGGCATTGAGCCCCAGATCCGCTCCCCCGGCGCCCCCCTCCGGGCGCCGGTCGTTCTCTGCAACGGCGTTCATGACTCTGCGTGGAGAGCGACGGTGATCTTGGCTCTCGGCGCGCGCGCAGTGCTACTCGATCGGGTCATCTGCTGACGCCGGGTGAACGGATCGAGCCCTCCGACGGCTCGTGTGACGTGCACGACACCACTCGTACGGGTGCGGCCGTCCGGGCGACTGGAGCGTGCCGATGTGCCCCGGACGCACGACAGCTGCAGGCGGCACGAGGCCGCCTGCAGCTGTCGGGTGTCGCGTGACGGACGAAGTCCGTCAGTGTCGGTGGGAGTGGTTCAGCGCCTCGTCAGCGCTGGTAGACCCGCACGTAGTCGACCTGGTAGTCCTGCGTCGAGGAGGTCGAGGAGTCGGGCGAGCCCGGCCAGGATCCGCCGACCTGCAGGTTGAGGCGGATGTTGTAGGGCTTCTTGAAGGCGGAGTCGTTGATCCAGGAGATGATGCTGCTGTCGCGGCTCCACGTGAGGACGCCGTCGACGTACCAACGCATGACACCGGGCTCCCACTCAACGGTGTAGGTGTGGAACGCGTCGGACATGGTGCTGCCGGGCAGCACGTACGAGTAGTTCTGCCGCGGGTGGCTGCCGCTGTAGTCGTACCAGAGCGTCTGGCTCACCCGGTTGTAGTTCTTCGCACCGGCGGCCCCGCCGATCGCCTCCATGACGTCGATCTCGCCGTTGCCGCCGTCGTTCGGGCGGAGCCAAAACGCCGGCCACATCCCCTTCGAGGTGCCGGCTGCGGTCGGCAACTTGGCACGCATCTCGAACCGGCCGTAGGTCTGCGACATCTTGCCGATGGTGTCGAGGTAGCCGGACGTCCAAGCGGCGGTGTAGCCGCTGCAGGTGTACTTCTCGCGCTGCGCCTTGATGTGCAGGACGCCGCCCGACTCCGACACGTTCTGGGACCGGTTCGTCTGGCACGACGTCTCGTTCGGCGTGTGCTCGTTGTTGTGCACGCGCCACTTGCTCGTGTCGACCGCCGTGTCGTTGAACTCGTCCGCCCATACCTGGCGCCAGCCGGTGGCAGGCGTCGTCGGTGCGGGGGTCGGAGTGGGGGTCGGCGCCGAGACGGTGCCGCCGGCGACGAGCGTCAGGTCGTCGACGTCCACCGCCCCGCCGCTGGGCAGCGCCCACCCGAGCGCGTTGAGGTCCAACGACGCACCGTCGGACGCGGCGGTGTAGGACAGCGTGACCGTGTGCCAGGAGGTGTCCGACAAGTTGAGCTGGCTCTGCTGCTGTCCCTTGAGGCTCGAGCCGTTGTACTCCATGACGCGCAGACCGGCGGTGGCACCGGACTTGGTGAGCCGCACCGACGCGGTTGCCGTGTAGGTGGTGCCCTTCTTCGTCGACGCCACCGTGTTAACGGAGTCGTTGAGGGCAACGGTCTTCGAACCGGTCGAGGTGTTGGACACGCGGGCGGCGTTCGAACCGCTGTGCCCCGCCGCGAGCGACAAGGCGGATCCG is a genomic window containing:
- a CDS encoding glycoside hydrolase family 16 protein: MSFPKNIRRPRAAAASVLLVSAVAATLTTNLENAASAATSNLAVNGGFESGTTGWFVASNATLSTAAGHSGSKAAHVAVAGTAAATVALNDKVNTVASTTKGATYTATAWVKAKQAGNSAGIRLMEYKGNTFAGQNRGTVWLKDTSWHQLTATYTAATTGASLDLNVLGWSLPGKGSIDVDDVTLAGPAGATVVTPPPAPAPTPTPTPTQTATPTPPAPPAPVPTPTPTEPTAPAPTPTPIETAAPAPTPTPTPTQTAVPAPPATTAPAGWRQVWADEFNDSSVDTTKWNVRNNAHNSNEESCLTNRASNVEESGGALHIRAQRENFTCGSYKAAVTSGYLDTIGRFSTTYGRYEMRAKLPTQADTSKGMWPAFWLRPNDGGAGELDIMEAVGSAKGESNYNRVSQTIWYDYNNTYPRQAASAPMPSGQTMDDGYHTYAVEWEPGVIRWYVDNRLTYTRDTSTTTWMKSAFSRAFNIRLNMQVGGSWAGTPTASTQFPADFAIDYVRVYQR
- a CDS encoding family 16 glycosylhydrolase — protein: MNTSVASARPKTRSRRAVPVVAAVVSASVAALVGSSLSASSASAAATNLTVNGGFESGTTGWFVSSGTGSALSLAAGHSGSNAARVSNTSTGSKTVALNDSVNTVASTKKGTTYTATASVRLTKSGATAGLRVMEYNGSSLKGQQQSQLNLSDTSWHTVTLSYTAASDGASLDLNALGWALPSGGAVDVDDLTLVAGGTVSAPTPTPTPAPTTPATGWRQVWADEFNDTAVDTSKWRVHNNEHTPNETSCQTNRSQNVSESGGVLHIKAQREKYTCSGYTAAWTSGYLDTIGKMSQTYGRFEMRAKLPTAAGTSKGMWPAFWLRPNDGGNGEIDVMEAIGGAAGAKNYNRVSQTLWYDYSGSHPRQNYSYVLPGSTMSDAFHTYTVEWEPGVMRWYVDGVLTWSRDSSIISWINDSAFKKPYNIRLNLQVGGSWPGSPDSSTSSTQDYQVDYVRVYQR